The Pseudobdellovibrionaceae bacterium genome contains a region encoding:
- a CDS encoding LptE family protein — MQMRLTQIYPSRLPAVIKALIAAVRVIALVGLIASSVALSGCAYRTGGPDRSLPGGYTQIHIPIFKNKTQEVGIEVGFTNALVQEFERSRSARVVSPEYAEAEVEGEIQSVIYQPGGIQGGDKFPKGSVLASEYRVLLVVRVALKRKSDNAELWSGSFQGERTYVAPQVLQAGVNTVNPLYNLSARRQNIENMASDLMSEAHDRMSENF, encoded by the coding sequence ATGCAGATGCGCTTGACGCAAATTTACCCGAGCCGCCTTCCCGCTGTCATCAAAGCATTGATCGCAGCCGTGCGCGTGATTGCGTTGGTGGGGCTCATCGCATCGTCAGTCGCACTGTCGGGCTGCGCTTACCGGACGGGCGGCCCCGATCGCTCCCTTCCGGGGGGCTATACGCAGATCCATATCCCGATCTTCAAAAATAAAACCCAAGAGGTCGGTATCGAGGTGGGATTCACCAACGCGCTCGTGCAGGAGTTCGAACGTTCGCGCAGCGCGCGGGTCGTTTCGCCCGAATACGCCGAGGCCGAAGTCGAAGGTGAAATTCAAAGCGTGATCTACCAGCCCGGCGGTATCCAAGGCGGCGACAAATTTCCGAAGGGTTCCGTGCTGGCGTCGGAATACCGGGTGCTGCTCGTCGTGCGGGTGGCTTTGAAACGCAAGTCCGACAATGCCGAATTGTGGAGCGGAAGCTTCCAGGGGGAGCGCACTTACGTGGCACCGCAGGTTCTGCAGGCCGGAGTTAACACGGTGAATCCACTTTACAATCTTTCGGCCAGACGGCAAAACATTGAAAACATGGCCAGTGACTTGATGTCGGAGGCCCACGACCGGATGTCGGAGAATTTTTGA
- a CDS encoding tetratricopeptide repeat protein, with translation MTTMAKLEGLEALILDAGARFSAQETLVELATVLESLHADGAEARDHQRCLHLIHLVNYKIDRFEEAFDYGYRALTAFPEIRHLSPNATLMFPYRMGECCLRLDHFEDAIPYYERTLNALNLQSPEESDAKLGTLEKIGYCLHHAGRSEEALEVNRGLLLRAEAFFGPMDPTLASVLTNLAANTFDTGDFASALAYLERGYEICAQLPEQAFEFLFQLGALCVERGDREKAMEWFQRQLAIAEYIESPDHIEEAWRNLEMLKAGAA, from the coding sequence ATGACCACGATGGCGAAGCTCGAAGGACTAGAGGCCCTGATCCTCGACGCCGGCGCGCGATTCAGTGCCCAAGAAACGCTGGTCGAACTCGCGACGGTACTCGAATCTCTTCACGCCGACGGGGCGGAAGCGCGCGATCATCAGCGCTGTTTGCATTTGATCCATTTGGTGAACTATAAGATCGACCGTTTCGAAGAGGCTTTCGATTACGGCTACCGGGCCCTGACGGCTTTTCCCGAGATCCGGCATCTGTCGCCCAATGCGACTTTGATGTTCCCTTACCGCATGGGCGAGTGTTGTTTGCGGCTGGACCATTTCGAAGACGCGATCCCGTACTATGAGCGCACGCTCAATGCCTTGAATTTGCAATCGCCGGAAGAGTCCGACGCGAAACTGGGGACGCTCGAAAAGATCGGCTACTGCTTGCATCATGCGGGTCGCAGCGAAGAGGCGCTCGAGGTCAACCGCGGGCTTCTGTTGCGGGCCGAGGCCTTCTTCGGGCCGATGGATCCCACTTTGGCGTCGGTGCTCACCAACCTGGCGGCGAACACTTTCGACACGGGGGACTTCGCCTCGGCACTGGCTTATCTGGAGCGGGGCTACGAGATCTGCGCGCAGCTCCCTGAGCAGGCCTTCGAATTTTTATTTCAATTGGGCGCCCTGTGCGTCGAGCGGGGGGACCGCGAAAAAGCGATGGAGTGGTTCCAACGCCAACTCGCCATCGCCGAGTACATCGAAAGCCCCGACCACATCGAAGAAGCCTGGCGCAATCTCGAGATGCTGAAGGCCGGCGCGGCCTAG
- a CDS encoding phosphoglycerate dehydrogenase: MEKKKILVTDRLSPEALLMLQGQDFVQVEKTKSHDISAEEIAGAHALLIRSRTKVDERLLLQAKNLQVIVTATTGFDHIDFDACEKWGVTAMNCPWANVPTTAQLTWALVLACVHKVNAGHAMIRGGLWDRHLLQSMELAGKTYGIVGLGRIGSKVAQLAEAFGMHVVAYDPYCEDKNFTEVDAERVSFEECLKRADVLSFHVPLTKSTHHMLNRSHFEYIHRGAIVVNTSRGSVINEPDLAEAIEKGWVLAAGLDVFEKEPLPRTSLLLKMPQIVMTPHVGANSREAFEKASEQAALKILAFFRNGSTSDVLPPKRYPENPWT; the protein is encoded by the coding sequence ATGGAGAAAAAGAAAATCCTCGTCACCGACCGCCTGTCCCCCGAAGCCCTTTTGATGCTGCAAGGGCAGGACTTCGTGCAGGTCGAAAAAACCAAATCCCATGACATCTCGGCGGAAGAGATCGCGGGCGCACACGCGCTCTTGATCCGCTCGCGGACCAAAGTGGACGAGCGGCTTCTCTTGCAAGCGAAAAACCTGCAGGTCATCGTGACCGCGACCACCGGCTTTGACCACATCGACTTCGACGCCTGCGAAAAATGGGGCGTGACCGCCATGAATTGCCCATGGGCGAACGTCCCCACGACGGCGCAGCTGACCTGGGCGCTCGTGCTGGCCTGCGTGCACAAGGTCAATGCGGGACACGCGATGATCAGGGGCGGACTGTGGGACCGCCACCTTCTGCAGTCCATGGAGCTTGCGGGCAAAACCTACGGTATCGTGGGGCTGGGACGCATCGGCTCGAAAGTCGCGCAGCTGGCGGAAGCCTTCGGCATGCACGTCGTCGCCTACGATCCTTACTGCGAAGACAAAAACTTCACCGAGGTGGACGCGGAAAGGGTCTCGTTCGAAGAGTGTTTGAAACGCGCCGACGTCCTGAGCTTCCACGTGCCTTTGACGAAGTCGACTCACCACATGCTGAACCGCTCACACTTCGAGTACATCCACCGCGGCGCCATCGTCGTGAACACTTCGCGCGGCTCGGTCATCAACGAACCCGATCTCGCCGAGGCCATCGAGAAGGGCTGGGTGTTGGCCGCGGGCCTTGACGTCTTCGAAAAAGAGCCCCTGCCGCGGACCTCGCTTCTGTTGAAAATGCCCCAGATCGTGATGACCCCCCACGTGGGCGCCAACTCCCGCGAAGCCTTCGAGAAGGCCTCGGAGCAGGCCGCGCTGAAAATTTTAGCGTTTTTCCGCAACGGTTCGACCTCGGATGTCCTTCCGCCGAAGCGCTATCCTGAAAATCCGTGGACTTAG
- a CDS encoding biopolymer transporter ExbD, translating to MRRSRKPARRESGTFPLNITSMCDMFTLLLVFLLQTYATSDFNVEMDPTTKLPMSSSMKEPKRVPQVLVSKDAIKIDGVVVAKLTDGRPQASDLDPHNPALVKPLFEALKGKAPTEPSVNDAVILSADSRQNMASLAPYLTTISAAGFAKVKLATVLGR from the coding sequence ATGAGACGCTCTAGAAAACCCGCGCGCCGCGAATCGGGCACCTTCCCCCTGAATATCACCTCGATGTGCGACATGTTCACCCTGCTGCTGGTCTTCCTGCTGCAGACTTACGCCACCTCGGATTTCAACGTCGAGATGGACCCGACCACGAAGCTGCCGATGTCGAGTTCGATGAAAGAGCCCAAACGCGTCCCGCAAGTGTTGGTTTCCAAAGACGCGATCAAAATCGACGGCGTGGTCGTCGCGAAGCTCACCGACGGACGTCCGCAGGCGAGCGACCTGGATCCGCACAATCCCGCGCTCGTGAAACCCCTGTTCGAAGCGCTGAAAGGCAAAGCGCCGACCGAACCGTCGGTGAACGATGCGGTCATTTTGTCGGCGGACTCACGTCAGAACATGGCTTCGCTGGCCCCTTACCTCACGACCATTTCGGCCGCGGGTTTCGCCAAGGTGAAATTGGCGACCGTGCTCGGGCGCTAA
- the holA gene encoding DNA polymerase III subunit delta: MSFKADKKNAKASSQVEPQQFYQQVEAAVEDQSFKPLYLFFGDEPYLLNQAVQYLKVCALHGGAADFNWNSYLAADADVGAIRDEVETLPMMASRRVVLVREVNDFREDEWETLRPLIENPVDTTVLMMTASKLDRRKKTHQKLLESAVSVEFKKPYENQVPGWIQHIAKAHGMQFNEEGLQLFHRLVGSQLVEIEREVQKLRSFIGDRNEVRREDVAQCVSRLREENVFEFCEILATGDRPSALLQAVNLLDQGQSELGIIALAARHFRILLMVRLGEAQGLAGQKLATHAQVPSYFLGDYVRQARMWSVRKVENVLLILSETEKALKSSPFSSAIWIENMVSKICELHQTSVESKPVPSTLSLLS, from the coding sequence ATGAGTTTCAAGGCCGATAAGAAAAACGCGAAAGCGTCCTCGCAGGTGGAGCCCCAACAGTTCTACCAGCAGGTCGAAGCGGCCGTGGAAGATCAAAGTTTCAAACCTCTGTATCTGTTTTTCGGCGATGAGCCCTATCTTCTGAATCAAGCCGTGCAGTATTTGAAAGTCTGCGCCCTTCACGGCGGCGCGGCCGATTTCAACTGGAATTCCTATCTGGCCGCGGACGCCGACGTCGGCGCCATTCGTGACGAAGTCGAGACGCTCCCCATGATGGCCTCGCGCCGAGTGGTGCTCGTGCGCGAAGTGAATGACTTCCGCGAGGACGAATGGGAAACGCTCCGTCCCCTCATTGAAAACCCTGTCGATACGACGGTGCTGATGATGACGGCCAGCAAACTCGATCGCCGGAAGAAGACGCACCAGAAACTTCTGGAAAGCGCGGTCAGCGTCGAGTTCAAAAAGCCCTACGAAAACCAAGTTCCCGGTTGGATTCAGCACATCGCGAAAGCCCACGGGATGCAGTTCAACGAAGAGGGACTACAGCTGTTCCACCGTTTGGTGGGTTCGCAGCTGGTCGAGATCGAGCGCGAAGTGCAGAAACTGCGCAGCTTCATCGGTGACCGTAACGAAGTTCGCCGCGAGGATGTCGCCCAGTGCGTGTCGCGTCTGCGCGAAGAGAACGTTTTCGAGTTCTGCGAAATTTTGGCGACCGGCGACCGGCCGAGCGCGCTTTTGCAGGCCGTGAATTTGCTCGATCAGGGGCAAAGTGAACTGGGCATCATCGCGCTCGCCGCGCGCCATTTCCGCATTCTGCTGATGGTTCGTTTGGGCGAGGCGCAAGGTCTGGCCGGACAGAAGCTCGCTACCCACGCCCAGGTCCCGTCCTACTTTCTGGGGGACTACGTCCGTCAGGCGCGGATGTGGTCCGTGCGCAAAGTCGAGAACGTGCTTTTGATTCTGTCCGAAACCGAAAAGGCGCTCAAAAGTTCGCCGTTTTCCTCGGCGATCTGGATCGAAAACATGGTTTCGAAAATCTGCGAGCTTCACCAGACCTCGGTCGAGTCGAAACCCGTCCCCAGCACGCTCTCGCTTTTGTCGTAA
- the murJ gene encoding murein biosynthesis integral membrane protein MurJ translates to MADALNQQQKTKPNQDDASRSVVVQALFMAMGTLTSRVLGLVREVLFAALFSRAITDSWYAAFRLPNIFRRLLGEGSLSVSFIPVFVEAQMESSARARNLVNSFYTLFLIVISALTAAGIFGAETILPYLLDEAFLSQPERREMVLRMSQIMFGYVFLVCTYAYFMAILNALGKFGWPALAPTFFNIAMVASTLIPIHYLGWPGQALSWGVIVGGALQMAVLLPSLHRLGYLPVFSFNFWNRDVLRVLRAMGPGLLGMGLLQITTLVNMNFASSLGEGPISYLNLADRLMELPLSLVSVSIGTALLPTLSRLWSEERKTMMIETADEYFRLNLFICLPAAVGLFCLARPIVELLFERGEFRSFETEIVASVIRVYSVIMIFTSSVRVFVPAFYAIKNTWLPAGVSVVCLLLHIYIAPMLMETWGLTGLNLSTLISVTLNWILLLIAFRILIGSFPWTSLLWSMLKWSVPLAGLFVWLQSYSFSRYLVGDTFIMKMLVLAFTIAVGVIIFAVLSYYMSVSEFKNTSEIFVRKLRRRYPRWFKGEA, encoded by the coding sequence ATGGCCGATGCTTTGAATCAACAGCAAAAAACCAAGCCAAATCAAGACGATGCTTCGCGCTCCGTGGTGGTCCAAGCCCTTTTCATGGCGATGGGGACCCTGACCAGCCGTGTGCTGGGTTTGGTGCGGGAAGTCCTTTTTGCCGCTCTTTTCAGCCGGGCGATCACCGATTCGTGGTACGCGGCCTTCCGACTTCCCAATATTTTCCGCCGTTTGCTGGGGGAGGGCTCCCTTTCGGTCAGCTTCATCCCGGTCTTCGTCGAAGCCCAAATGGAATCCAGCGCCCGGGCGCGCAACCTGGTGAACAGCTTCTATACCCTGTTTTTGATCGTGATTTCGGCTCTGACCGCCGCCGGGATTTTCGGCGCCGAGACGATCCTGCCTTATCTTCTGGATGAGGCCTTTCTTTCCCAACCCGAACGCCGCGAGATGGTGCTGCGGATGAGTCAGATCATGTTTGGCTACGTCTTTTTGGTCTGCACTTACGCCTATTTCATGGCGATTTTGAATGCCCTGGGGAAGTTCGGCTGGCCCGCGCTGGCGCCGACGTTCTTTAATATCGCCATGGTGGCATCGACCCTGATCCCCATCCACTACCTGGGGTGGCCGGGGCAGGCGCTCAGCTGGGGCGTGATCGTGGGCGGGGCGCTGCAGATGGCGGTCTTGCTGCCGTCGCTGCATCGGCTGGGGTACTTGCCGGTCTTTTCATTCAACTTCTGGAACCGCGATGTCCTCAGGGTTTTGCGCGCCATGGGACCGGGGCTTCTGGGGATGGGGCTTTTACAGATCACGACTCTGGTGAATATGAACTTCGCAAGTTCCCTGGGCGAGGGCCCGATCTCGTACCTGAATCTGGCGGACCGCCTGATGGAGCTACCGCTGAGCCTCGTTTCGGTCTCGATCGGCACCGCGCTCCTGCCGACGCTCAGTCGGCTTTGGAGCGAAGAGCGCAAAACCATGATGATCGAAACGGCGGATGAATACTTCCGTCTGAACCTCTTCATCTGCTTGCCCGCGGCGGTGGGGCTATTTTGCCTGGCCCGGCCCATCGTGGAGCTTTTGTTTGAGCGCGGCGAGTTTCGCAGCTTTGAAACCGAAATCGTCGCGAGCGTGATTCGCGTCTACTCGGTCATCATGATCTTCACGAGTTCGGTGCGGGTTTTCGTTCCGGCCTTTTACGCCATCAAAAACACCTGGCTTCCGGCGGGCGTTTCGGTGGTTTGTCTCCTTCTGCACATCTACATCGCCCCGATGCTGATGGAAACGTGGGGGCTGACGGGCCTGAACCTGTCCACGCTCATCAGCGTGACGCTGAATTGGATTTTGCTTTTGATCGCGTTCCGTATCTTGATCGGCAGCTTCCCGTGGACATCGCTTCTGTGGTCGATGCTGAAATGGAGCGTGCCGCTGGCGGGGCTCTTCGTGTGGCTCCAGAGCTATTCGTTTTCGCGTTATCTGGTCGGGGATACGTTCATCATGAAGATGCTGGTCTTGGCGTTCACGATCGCCGTGGGCGTGATCATTTTCGCGGTTTTGAGCTACTACATGTCGGTTTCGGAATTCAAAAATACGTCCGAGATCTTCGTGCGTAAGCTCCGCCGCCGTTATCCGCGTTGGTTCAAGGGGGAGGCATGA
- a CDS encoding alanine--glyoxylate aminotransferase family protein, producing the protein MTMQAYNVLAPGPVNLHPDVEKILAAPMIHHRTPEFDAILKRVLSRLQNLFETAEPCYVLTATGSGGMECLLVNVLHPGDEVLAIDSGKFGERWAEMAEVFGGRVHRLKVPWGEPVKVADVQEMLTKNPGIRAVLCQACETSTAVAHPIRELAALIRTRPETLFLVDGITGLGAFPLPMDEWGLDGLVGGSQKALMLPTGLAVLSFSKKAWARIEKNPTPRYYFDLRRERAANQKGETFFSSNVTLIRALDVVLDKITAQGLPALFQEIRQRADFTRTFAPRLGLTLYAPTAPSDSVTALKVPAGVDSQKLRGWLEETYKTTIMGGQDQAKGKIIRIGHMGYIRPEQMITLMLNLAEGLKHFGATTPSDLAALEREMRGFWK; encoded by the coding sequence ATGACGATGCAAGCCTACAACGTACTCGCCCCCGGGCCCGTCAATTTGCATCCGGATGTGGAAAAGATCTTGGCCGCGCCCATGATCCATCACCGTACGCCCGAATTCGACGCCATCCTGAAACGCGTGCTCTCACGACTGCAAAACCTCTTCGAAACCGCAGAGCCTTGCTACGTGCTGACCGCCACGGGCTCGGGCGGCATGGAATGCCTGCTGGTCAACGTTCTACATCCGGGGGACGAGGTGCTCGCCATCGACTCGGGCAAATTCGGCGAACGTTGGGCCGAAATGGCCGAGGTCTTCGGCGGCCGCGTGCACCGGCTGAAAGTGCCGTGGGGTGAACCCGTGAAGGTCGCCGACGTTCAAGAGATGCTCACCAAAAATCCCGGCATCCGCGCCGTTCTCTGCCAGGCGTGCGAGACCTCCACCGCCGTCGCGCATCCCATCCGCGAACTCGCGGCCTTGATCCGCACGCGCCCCGAAACCCTTTTTCTGGTGGACGGAATCACGGGACTGGGCGCCTTCCCGCTCCCCATGGATGAATGGGGACTCGACGGTTTGGTCGGCGGCTCGCAAAAAGCGCTGATGCTGCCCACGGGCCTTGCGGTCTTGAGCTTTTCGAAAAAGGCGTGGGCGCGCATCGAGAAAAACCCCACGCCCCGCTACTACTTCGACTTGCGCCGTGAACGTGCGGCCAATCAAAAAGGCGAAACCTTCTTCAGCTCCAACGTCACCCTGATCCGCGCGCTCGACGTGGTGCTGGATAAAATCACCGCGCAAGGACTGCCCGCCCTCTTCCAAGAGATCCGTCAGCGCGCGGACTTCACCCGGACCTTCGCGCCGCGCTTGGGGCTCACACTTTATGCCCCTACCGCGCCCTCGGACTCGGTGACGGCCCTAAAAGTGCCCGCCGGAGTCGACTCGCAGAAGCTGCGCGGTTGGCTTGAGGAGACGTACAAAACCACGATCATGGGCGGACAGGATCAAGCGAAGGGCAAGATCATCCGCATCGGGCACATGGGCTACATCCGTCCCGAACAGATGATCACGTTGATGTTGAACCTGGCGGAAGGCTTGAAACACTTTGGCGCGACGACCCCCAGCGATCTCGCGGCACTTGAGCGCGAGATGCGCGGATTCTGGAAATAA
- a CDS encoding AgmX/PglI C-terminal domain-containing protein: protein MNQLFVTQKGQDGREKIYRFDHDREQVVLGHSRKADIRLPKAMSEHIEGCILFEDGAWTYHSFSLNEKAPILVPLRGTGKFRIGEFVFSTEIVEQKSIFDDAPTEGELGEQIVLFHNRGHLFHSARVQPGETLNLELAGENMSVKTQPSRTWIYETQGSFEIRQKTLARQGVAAYLKSLKESFETSRHDKIVMASILAVFMIGALSTSFVKKTSVEVAADEIPKSSQPLVMKLVPPTERRAPEAPGKKNENQNNRVARIQDLSQSIAARAGKFLKRASRMPASIGPNGTLNAPAMGVANLDGPSTDWNTAAGTKVSGQVGGSLAGGTGGNARLAGNGIGTSGVNLLDQESEVTGGLDREVIADFIRRNIGHILYCYERSLSANPNLFGKVSVRFVIGASGKVETQKIGESTLKDQRVEGCILDKVAQWKFPTPKGGVQVSVNYPFLFKTTN from the coding sequence ATGAATCAGCTCTTCGTCACGCAAAAAGGCCAGGACGGCCGCGAAAAAATCTACCGTTTCGATCACGACCGCGAGCAGGTGGTCCTGGGCCACTCGCGTAAGGCCGATATCCGTCTGCCCAAAGCGATGTCGGAACACATCGAAGGCTGCATCCTTTTCGAAGATGGCGCGTGGACTTACCACTCGTTCAGTCTGAACGAAAAGGCGCCGATCCTGGTGCCGTTACGCGGGACCGGAAAATTCCGCATCGGTGAGTTCGTGTTCTCGACCGAAATCGTCGAGCAAAAGTCGATCTTCGACGACGCGCCGACCGAAGGCGAGCTGGGCGAGCAGATCGTCCTGTTCCATAACCGCGGTCACCTGTTCCACTCCGCTCGCGTTCAACCCGGCGAAACTTTGAACCTGGAACTCGCGGGCGAAAATATGTCCGTGAAGACCCAACCGTCACGCACGTGGATTTATGAAACCCAAGGCTCCTTCGAAATCCGCCAGAAAACCCTGGCCCGTCAGGGGGTCGCCGCCTACCTGAAGAGCTTGAAAGAGAGCTTCGAGACCTCGCGTCACGACAAAATCGTGATGGCCTCGATCCTGGCGGTCTTCATGATCGGCGCGCTTTCGACGTCGTTCGTTAAAAAGACCTCGGTCGAAGTGGCGGCGGATGAAATTCCGAAATCCTCGCAGCCCTTGGTCATGAAGCTCGTGCCTCCGACCGAGCGCCGCGCCCCCGAAGCCCCCGGCAAAAAGAACGAAAACCAAAACAACCGCGTGGCCCGCATCCAAGATCTTTCGCAATCCATCGCCGCCCGCGCCGGAAAATTCCTGAAGCGAGCGTCGCGGATGCCCGCCTCGATCGGCCCGAACGGCACGTTGAACGCCCCCGCGATGGGCGTCGCGAATCTCGATGGACCGTCGACGGACTGGAATACTGCGGCCGGCACCAAAGTTTCGGGGCAAGTCGGCGGCTCGCTGGCGGGCGGGACCGGCGGCAACGCCCGTCTGGCCGGTAACGGCATCGGAACGTCCGGCGTGAATCTGCTGGATCAAGAATCCGAAGTCACCGGAGGACTCGACCGTGAAGTGATCGCGGATTTCATCCGCCGCAACATCGGTCACATCCTGTACTGCTACGAACGCTCTTTGTCCGCGAACCCGAATCTGTTCGGGAAGGTGTCCGTCCGCTTCGTGATCGGGGCTTCGGGGAAAGTCGAAACGCAGAAGATCGGCGAATCGACCCTGAAAGACCAACGCGTCGAGGGCTGCATCCTGGACAAGGTCGCCCAGTGGAAGTTCCCGACGCCGAAAGGCGGGGTCCAAGTTTCGGTCAACTACCCGTTCCTGTTTAAGACGACGAATTAA
- a CDS encoding outer membrane beta-barrel domain-containing protein has product MQTTKTIPHAIKIGLLALMCGISTPAFAQNADSDKVDLKKLEEKYWAAKDSDYSVVQNRTYTKANRPYISLSYGPLLNDSYSTGRMTNAAIGYFFNERWGVEFAYEKGDLKDNDGVTKYRDQYGVQVDYNKFVSNKSLNVIFVPLYAKMSFLDTSILYFDMQFAAGIGQTEYEVQRNIGPETKSATSFNFDITQQLFFHEHIALRLDIKNKWSSQDRQRYQLSGSQTEADRGLPNLSAQDTSILLGVTFFY; this is encoded by the coding sequence ATGCAGACGACAAAAACAATCCCCCACGCAATCAAAATTGGACTCTTGGCTTTGATGTGCGGAATTTCCACCCCGGCCTTCGCGCAAAATGCGGACTCGGACAAGGTGGACTTGAAAAAACTCGAAGAGAAATACTGGGCGGCGAAGGACAGCGACTATTCGGTGGTCCAAAACCGCACGTACACGAAAGCGAACCGCCCCTACATCTCACTTTCGTACGGCCCCCTCCTCAACGACAGCTACTCTACGGGCCGGATGACGAACGCGGCCATTGGGTACTTCTTTAATGAGCGCTGGGGTGTCGAGTTCGCATACGAAAAAGGCGACTTAAAAGATAACGACGGCGTGACGAAATATCGCGACCAGTACGGCGTGCAAGTCGACTATAATAAATTCGTGAGCAACAAATCTTTAAACGTCATCTTCGTTCCCCTCTACGCGAAAATGAGTTTCCTGGACACGTCGATCCTGTACTTCGACATGCAGTTCGCGGCGGGCATCGGACAAACGGAATATGAAGTCCAACGCAATATCGGCCCGGAAACGAAATCGGCGACCTCGTTCAACTTCGATATCACCCAGCAGTTGTTCTTCCACGAACACATCGCCCTGCGCTTGGACATCAAGAACAAGTGGTCCAGCCAGGATCGTCAGCGCTACCAGCTGAGCGGCAGCCAAACGGAGGCTGATCGCGGACTGCCCAACCTGAGCGCGCAGGATACGAGCATCCTGCTGGGCGTGACTTTCTTTTACTAA
- a CDS encoding PilZ domain-containing protein: protein MENTNAHIYRRKFPRRRFKRSIGVLSGGKYFMTTGFEIGEGGLSFRSEKVIRMGALVVLNFQVPEGEFISVRAEIRNTEVLADTHPGEVVYGCAFENLVFERKREIRNFVTNRAESEV, encoded by the coding sequence ATGGAAAACACGAACGCGCACATCTACCGCCGCAAGTTCCCCCGTCGTCGCTTCAAACGCTCCATCGGCGTTTTATCGGGCGGCAAGTACTTCATGACCACCGGTTTTGAAATCGGTGAGGGCGGGCTTTCCTTCCGCTCGGAAAAGGTCATCCGGATGGGCGCACTGGTCGTCTTGAATTTCCAGGTTCCTGAAGGGGAGTTCATCAGCGTCCGCGCCGAAATTCGGAATACCGAAGTGCTGGCCGACACGCATCCCGGCGAGGTCGTCTACGGCTGCGCTTTCGAGAATCTGGTTTTCGAGCGCAAACGCGAGATCCGCAACTTCGTCACCAACCGCGCCGAAAGCGAAGTTTAA
- the rpsT gene encoding 30S ribosomal protein S20, translated as MANHKSSEKRARQTIKRAARNSQARKGVKTVEKTLTTAIAAKSKDVEQALRDFTAKIMASVNKGVIKKETASRKISRISKRISKMAAEATK; from the coding sequence TTGGCAAATCATAAGTCCTCAGAGAAACGCGCTCGTCAAACGATCAAACGTGCCGCTCGCAATTCGCAAGCTCGCAAAGGTGTGAAGACCGTCGAAAAGACCCTGACCACCGCCATCGCCGCAAAGTCGAAAGACGTTGAGCAAGCCCTCCGCGATTTCACCGCGAAGATCATGGCTTCGGTCAACAAAGGCGTGATCAAGAAAGAAACCGCTTCGCGCAAAATCAGCCGTATTTCGAAGCGCATTTCGAAAATGGCCGCAGAAGCGACCAAGTAA